From Carassius auratus strain Wakin chromosome 22, ASM336829v1, whole genome shotgun sequence, a single genomic window includes:
- the LOC113039528 gene encoding acid-sensing ion channel 1-like: MCQSDTPPKQRAEGSLKEAGKLFLKHTTFHGLRHVFLSGSYPRRVAWLLAFLTALALLFTWSSNRVRYLLSSPVYTRAQMVYAKRLVFPAVTICNQNIILPRRMKKPDIFSAGRWLGIFGKNWQVSPAVREALTSHNEPPWSPFSRILEFNHFLPPPRDSQPSMRQLLDRLGHQLEEMLLYCRFQGQMCGPRNFSTIFTRYGKCYTFNSGQDGRPLLITMKGGMGNGLELMLDIQQDEYLPVWGETDETSFEAGIKVQIHTQDEPPFIDQLGFGVAPGFQTFVSCQEQRLTYLPPPWGDCKATPMDSDFFSTYSITACRIDCETRYLVENCNCRMVHMPGDAPYCTPEQYKECADPALDFLVERDNDYCVCDTPCNMTRYGKELSFVKIPSKASAKYLAKKFNKTEQYIAENILVLDIFFEALNYETIEQKKAYEIAGLLGDIGGQMGLFIGASILTILELFDYLYEVIKYKLCHCAKKKHQRSNNNERGAVLSLDDVKRHAPCENLRTPSTYPANMLPHHPGQGNFEDFTC, from the exons ATGTGCCAAAGCGACACCCCGCCGAAACAGCGCGCTGAAGGATCGCTGAAGGAAGCTGGAAAGCTCTTCTTGAAGCACACGACCTTTCATGGCTTGAGACACGTCTTTCTGAGCGGCTCGTACCCGCGCAGAGTCGCGTGGCTGCTGGCGTTCCTGACGGCGTTAGCGCTGCTCTTCACCTGGTCCTCCAACCGGGTCAGGTACCTGCTCTCGTCGCCGGTGTACACCAGGGCGCAGATGGTTTACGCGAAACGCCTCGTATTCCCCGCCGTGACGATCTGCAACCAGAACATCATACTGCCGCGTCGCATGAAGAAACCGGACATTTTCAGCGCGGGACGCTGGCTTGGGATCTTCGGGAAGAACTGGCAGGTGTCCCCCGCGGTCCGAGAAGCGCTTACATCGCACAATGAGCCTCCCTGGTCCCCTTTCTCTCGCATACTGGAATTCAACCACTTTCTGCCCCCTCCTCGTGACTCTCAGCCCTCCATGAGGCAGTTACTGGACCGTCTGGGGCACCAGCTCGAGGAGATGCTGCTTTACTGTCGATTTCAAGGCCAGATGTGCGGACCCCGCAACTTTAGCACT atcTTCACACGCTATGGAAAATGCTACACCTTCAACTCTGGGCAGGATGGCCGGCCGCTGCTGATCACCATGAAGGGAGGGATGGGAAATGGGCTGGAGCTGATGCTGGATATCCAGCAGGACGAGTATCTGCCCGTGTGGGGAGAGACTG ATGAGACGTCTTTCGAGGCGGGAATCAAAGTCCAGATCCACACGCAGGATGAACCTCCTTTCATCGATCAGCTGGGATTCGGAGTGGCTCCAGGCTTCCAGACGTTCGTCTCCTGCCAAGAACAGCGG CTGACGTATCTCCCTCCTCCATGGGGCGACTGTAAGGCAACCCCCATGGACTCTGATTTCTTCAGCACATACAGCATCACGGCCTGCCGCATCGACTGCGAGACCAGATATCTGGTGGAGAACTGCAACTGCCGCATGGTGCACATGcccg GAGATGCTCCATATTGCACTCCGGAGCAGTATAAGGAATGTGCAGATCCGGCTCTAG ATTTCCTGGTGGAAAGAGACAATGACTACTGTGTTTGCGACACGCCCTGCAACATGACACGCTACGGCAAAGAGCTGTCCTTCGTCAAGATCCCCAGCAAAGCCTCCGCTAAATACCTGGCCAAGAAGTTCAACAAGACCGAGCAGTACATTGC AGAAAACATCCTGGTGCTGGACATCTTCTTCGAGGCCCTCAACTACGAGACCATAGAGCAGAAGAAAGCCTACGAGATAGCTGGACTCCTAG GTGACATTGGCGGACAGATGGGGCTGTTCATTGGGGCTAGTATCTTAACCATCCTGGAGCTCTTTGACTACTTGTACGAG GTGATCAAGTACAAACTGTGTCACTGCGCCAAGAAGAAACACCAGCGCAGCAACAACAACGAACGAGGAGCCGTTCTCAGCCTGGACGATGTGAAGCGTCAC GCTCCCTGTGAAAACCTTCGTACCCCATCGACCTATCCCGCCAACATGCTACCTCACCATCCCGGCCAGGGCAACTTTGAAGACTTCACCTGTTGA